The genomic stretch CGAGCTTCACGCCGAGGGTCGCGGCGATCTCCTCGTACGACAGGCCCTCGATGTCGCACAGGACGACGGCGGCGCGGAACTCGGGCGCGAGGGTGTCCAGGGCCTGCTGGACGTCGGCGTCGAAGTGCGCGTCGTTGAAGAGCTGCTGCGGGGTGGGCTCGCGGCTGGCCAGGCGCTCGGCCGCGTCCTCACCGAGGGCGTCGAAGCGGATGCGCTGCTTGCGCCGGACCATGTCCAGGAAGAGGTTCGTGGTGATGCGGTGCAGCCAGCCCTCGAAGGTGCCCGGCGAGTACGTCGACAGGGAACGGAAGACCCGGACGAAGACCTCCTGGGTGAGGTCCTCGGCGTCGTGCTGGTTTCCGGTCAGGCGGTAGGCGAGGCGGTAGACCCGGGCACTGTGGGTGCTGACGATCTCCTCCCACGTGGGCGGAGTCCACGCCTGCCCGTCCGCGTCGGTGGAGAAGGTCGCGGTCTGGGCCTCGCCTGCGGCGAGACCGGCGTGGTGGTCAGCAGCGGTGTCGGTCACGGATTTCGGCCTGCCCGCCGACCCGAGGAAGCGCCGCAGCACTCCGCCCCGATCCCCGGGCGCAGCCGCACCTCCCCTGTCGGCTCTGGTGGTGTCCAGTGGAGCCCCTACCATAGCCACCTCGCCCGTTAGCTCCGGATAAGCGGTTTTACGAGAATTTGATACACGCTGATACGGCTCATGCGGCTGCGTCAGCAGTTGCTCGGCGTCCTGATCCACCTCTTACCCCCCGTCGCGCATCCGGGCACCGTCTCATCCCTTTAAACGTCCGGTCCCATCTGCGGGTTCCCGACGGCAACGGATACAGTCACGCCCAGGCATTCACGGGGACAGGAGAGGGTCATTACCGGCAACCGGCAGACGAGCTGGTCCTTCGCCGACGCCTTTGTCGCCGAGGACGAAGCGCTGCGCTGGGCCCGTGACCGGGCTCGCGAGGCAGGGCTGCGCTCGGTGTCGCCCGGCACGGGCGCCGCGCTGCGACTGCTCGCCGCCTCCGTGGACGCGAAGGCGGTCGCGGAGATCGGCACCGGCTGCGGGGTGTCCGGAATTCAACTGCTGCACGGCATGCGCCCGGACGGGGTGCTCACCACGGTCGACCCGGAGCCGGAGCACCAGCAGTTCGCCCGGCAGGCCTTCCGCGCCTGCGGTTTCGCCAGCAACCGGGCCCGCTTCATCCCGGGCCGCGCCCTGGACGTCCTGCCCCGACTCGCGGACGCCGGCTACGACCTCGTCTTCTGCGACGGGGACCGGATGGAGTACCTGGACTATCTCGCTGAATCGTTGCGCCTGCTGCGGCCGGGCGGCCTGGTGGTCTTCGAGGGCGTCTTCGCGAACGGCCGTACCGTCGGCTCGGGGCCGCAGCCCACGGAGGTGCTGCGGCTGCGGGAACTGCTGCGCGCGGTGCGCGAGAGCCAGGAGCTGGTCCCGTCACTGCTGCCGGTGGGCGACGGCCTGCTGTGCGCCGTCAAGCGCTGACCGGACTGCCGCGAGGGGCTGAGGACACGTCAGCCCCGGCACCGCGTACGATGCCGGGGCTGACGCAAGGACAAGATCGCTGACGCCTCAGACGGTGACCTTGTCGAGGGCCTCGCCGAGCGCCTTGGCCTCGTCAGGGGTCAGCTCGAC from Streptomyces roseochromogenus subsp. oscitans DS 12.976 encodes the following:
- the sigE gene encoding RNA polymerase sigma factor SigE, encoding MLRRFLGSAGRPKSVTDTAADHHAGLAAGEAQTATFSTDADGQAWTPPTWEEIVSTHSARVYRLAYRLTGNQHDAEDLTQEVFVRVFRSLSTYSPGTFEGWLHRITTNLFLDMVRRKQRIRFDALGEDAAERLASREPTPQQLFNDAHFDADVQQALDTLAPEFRAAVVLCDIEGLSYEEIAATLGVKLGTVRSRIHRGRSQLRKALAHRSPEARAAERRSFLTRVPALGGGGATA
- a CDS encoding O-methyltransferase, with translation MCGFPTATDTVTPRHSRGQERVITGNRQTSWSFADAFVAEDEALRWARDRAREAGLRSVSPGTGAALRLLAASVDAKAVAEIGTGCGVSGIQLLHGMRPDGVLTTVDPEPEHQQFARQAFRACGFASNRARFIPGRALDVLPRLADAGYDLVFCDGDRMEYLDYLAESLRLLRPGGLVVFEGVFANGRTVGSGPQPTEVLRLRELLRAVRESQELVPSLLPVGDGLLCAVKR